In a genomic window of Enterobacter asburiae:
- a CDS encoding arylamine N-acetyltransferase → MHSDNFNISTYFKRINYTGPAAADTATLHALMRHQLFSVPFENLDVQAGKIVSLAPDDIADKVLTQRRGGYCYEVNGLFAMALAALGIPYRFVAARPMFYPVRRPKTHMALIAEVDSRLWLCDLGFGSYGIRAPMALDTLDVDITQDFDTFRLSRSAEGEYLLEAKVGGEWARQYGFDLTPQEWIDFVPANYLNSTHPDAIFVQKRVVVQHGPEGREILLGDMLKTITANGTETRQLAEDEIRHVLKDRFALTAA, encoded by the coding sequence ATGCACAGCGATAATTTCAACATTTCCACCTATTTCAAACGTATAAACTACACCGGACCGGCGGCTGCCGATACGGCCACCCTGCATGCGCTGATGCGCCATCAGCTCTTTTCCGTTCCCTTTGAGAATCTGGACGTGCAGGCGGGTAAAATTGTCTCGCTGGCGCCAGACGACATTGCCGATAAGGTGTTAACGCAGAGGCGCGGCGGCTACTGCTATGAGGTGAACGGGCTTTTTGCCATGGCGCTGGCGGCGTTAGGGATACCTTACCGATTCGTGGCGGCGCGGCCGATGTTCTACCCCGTGCGGCGGCCGAAAACCCATATGGCGCTCATCGCTGAGGTAGATAGCCGACTGTGGCTTTGCGACCTCGGGTTTGGCAGCTACGGAATTCGTGCGCCGATGGCGCTGGACACGCTTGATGTGGATATCACGCAGGATTTCGACACGTTTCGACTAAGCCGCAGCGCGGAGGGCGAATATCTGCTTGAGGCGAAGGTGGGGGGAGAATGGGCCCGGCAGTATGGCTTTGATCTCACGCCTCAGGAATGGATTGATTTTGTTCCGGCCAACTACCTTAACTCCACGCACCCGGATGCGATCTTTGTGCAGAAGCGGGTGGTAGTGCAGCATGGCCCCGAAGGACGCGAGATTTTGCTGGGCGATATGCTGAAAACCATCACGGCGAACGGCACTGAAACGCGGCAGCTGGCGGAGGATGAAATTCGCCATGTCCTGAAGGACCGTTTTGCGCTGACCGCCGCGTAA
- a CDS encoding PLP-dependent aminotransferase family protein, protein MSAPSQSSPHYRRIAEMLRLTLTSGALRAGDRMISARKLAEREHVSLPTALEALRCLEAEGLIVARPRSGYYIRQTSLPPRVEPARSSPGPVPVTMSAVARSLFSSAEARLIPLGAALPDPAWLPGDALQRALHSAGRRLDAHGQSYSLPPGRGDLRSKIAARSAQWGARFGADDLIITAGATQALRLALRAVCQPGDVVAIEQPAYFGTLLLLEDLGLKALAIPTDPVEGLLLEPLADAIRCHRPAAVLASPTVQNPLGASMPVARKQELVALLEEAEIPLIEDDVYGDLVGEGQRPPACKAFDQSGNVIYCSSLSKTLAPGWRIGWIAAGRYHPQVLQARMAGDWAGTPLLEAATSEMLASGDYDRHLRRLKRRVAEGIHAVVARVEASFPPGTRVSVPAAGFLLWVELPQQVSALEVHRRALALGIGVSPGPLFSPRAELTHFLRLNCANEPTPRLLNAVDQIGALCHELAAFTPDSPATR, encoded by the coding sequence ATGTCCGCCCCGTCCCAGTCGTCCCCACACTATCGCCGAATTGCTGAGATGCTGCGCCTCACGCTGACCTCTGGCGCGCTGCGCGCCGGTGACAGGATGATCTCCGCACGTAAATTGGCCGAGCGCGAGCACGTTAGCCTTCCGACGGCGCTGGAGGCCCTTCGCTGCCTTGAGGCTGAAGGGCTGATTGTTGCGCGCCCGCGTTCAGGTTATTACATCCGCCAGACCAGCCTGCCTCCGCGCGTGGAGCCCGCACGTTCCTCACCTGGCCCGGTCCCCGTCACCATGTCCGCCGTGGCCCGGTCGCTGTTCAGCAGTGCAGAAGCCAGGCTGATCCCGCTGGGCGCCGCCCTGCCCGATCCCGCGTGGCTGCCGGGAGATGCGCTGCAGCGGGCGCTGCACTCTGCGGGTCGTCGTCTGGACGCGCATGGACAGAGCTACAGCCTGCCTCCGGGAAGAGGGGATTTGCGAAGTAAGATTGCCGCGCGTTCTGCACAGTGGGGAGCCCGGTTCGGCGCAGACGATCTGATTATTACCGCAGGTGCGACGCAGGCGCTGCGCCTGGCCCTTCGGGCCGTGTGCCAGCCAGGCGATGTCGTGGCGATTGAGCAGCCCGCCTACTTTGGCACGCTCCTGCTGCTGGAGGATTTAGGCCTGAAGGCCTTAGCGATCCCCACCGACCCTGTCGAAGGCCTGCTGCTGGAACCGCTGGCGGACGCCATTCGCTGCCACCGCCCTGCTGCCGTTCTGGCCTCGCCCACCGTGCAAAACCCGTTGGGTGCCAGCATGCCCGTCGCGCGCAAGCAGGAACTGGTTGCCCTGCTTGAAGAGGCAGAAATTCCTTTGATTGAGGATGATGTTTACGGTGACCTGGTCGGCGAGGGGCAACGTCCTCCGGCCTGCAAGGCGTTCGACCAGAGCGGGAATGTGATCTACTGCAGTTCCCTGTCTAAAACGCTTGCGCCGGGCTGGCGAATCGGCTGGATTGCCGCCGGACGCTACCACCCGCAGGTCTTACAGGCCCGCATGGCCGGAGACTGGGCCGGCACGCCGCTGCTGGAAGCCGCAACGAGCGAGATGCTGGCAAGCGGCGACTACGATCGCCATCTCCGGAGGCTAAAGCGCCGGGTCGCAGAGGGGATCCACGCCGTTGTCGCGCGGGTCGAGGCCAGCTTCCCACCCGGCACGCGCGTTAGCGTACCCGCAGCCGGTTTCCTGCTGTGGGTAGAACTGCCTCAGCAGGTCAGTGCGCTGGAGGTGCACCGTCGTGCGCTGGCGCTGGGCATCGGCGTCAGCCCTGGCCCCCTGTTTTCCCCGAGAGCAGAGTTAACGCATTTTCTGCGGCTGAACTGCGCAAACGAACCCACGCCCCGCCTGCTGAACGCCGTGGACCAGATTGGCGCGCTGTGTCACGAGCTGGCCGCTTTCACACCAGACTCTCCAGCCACTCGGTAA